One part of the Marispirochaeta sp. genome encodes these proteins:
- a CDS encoding TetR/AcrR family transcriptional regulator, translated as MDLRVKKTRIALREAFWEILMREGLENTTVRAVCERAMVNRATFYRHYEDLHDILTRGTQEFLDEMSALMDPPPYSTADFNTRVPPHNVLVMLNYVKENAEFFRFALGERGLPLFVAQFRSFFEEFVLTRIRTILPEDARPIVPPSLTAKTLIGEVLAIYLWWLERDCSPAPEIVAQYVLALVVHNAYQCIDMPTPHMTEETIEALRRETAATQEHERKEST; from the coding sequence ATGGATCTACGAGTAAAAAAGACGCGTATAGCCCTGCGCGAGGCGTTTTGGGAGATATTGATGAGGGAGGGACTGGAGAACACCACCGTCAGGGCGGTGTGCGAGCGTGCCATGGTCAATCGTGCCACCTTCTACCGCCACTACGAAGACCTTCACGATATCCTGACCCGCGGCACTCAGGAGTTCCTCGACGAAATGAGCGCGCTGATGGATCCGCCGCCCTATTCAACCGCCGATTTTAATACCCGGGTCCCTCCCCATAACGTACTGGTCATGCTTAATTATGTGAAGGAAAACGCTGAGTTTTTCCGGTTCGCGCTGGGTGAGCGTGGCTTACCCCTATTTGTGGCGCAATTCCGATCCTTCTTTGAAGAATTCGTATTGACGCGTATTCGGACAATTTTGCCGGAAGACGCACGACCGATCGTGCCGCCCTCTCTGACTGCCAAAACGCTGATAGGAGAGGTACTGGCGATTTACTTGTGGTGGCTGGAGCGCGATTGTTCGCCGGCACCGGAGATCGTGGCGCAATACGTACTGGCGCTCGTTGTACACAATGCGTATCAATGCATCGACATGCCGACACCTCATATGACGGAGGAGACGATTGAGGCGCTTCGAAGGGAGACCGCAGCAACTCAGGAACACGAACGCAAAGAGAGTACATGA
- the arsB gene encoding ACR3 family arsenite efflux transporter, with translation MSTIGKKRISFFEKYLTLWVALCIVAGTLIGRFLPAIPEFLSTLEYARVSVPVAILIWLMIYPMMLKIDFTSIVNATKKPKGLTVTTVTNWLIKPFTMYLIAYFFLKVLFKPFISDSLATEYVAGAVLLGAAPCTAMVFVWSYLSDGDPAYTVVQVAVNDLIILLAFTPIVAFLLGVSNIQVPYDTLLLSVVLFVVVPLGGGYISRRLIIGRRGADYFEKVFLKKFDNTTIGGLLLTLIILFSFQGEIILNNPLHIVLIAVPLVVQTFLIFGLAYGWAKLWKLPHKIAAPGAMIGASNFFELSVAVAVSLFGLQSGAALATVVGVLVEVPVMLALVKIAVSTRSAFPAQG, from the coding sequence ATGTCGACCATAGGAAAGAAGCGGATAAGCTTTTTTGAGAAATATCTTACTCTATGGGTTGCCCTTTGTATTGTGGCCGGCACCCTGATCGGCAGGTTTCTGCCGGCGATACCGGAATTCCTCTCTACTTTGGAATATGCGCGGGTCTCTGTTCCTGTGGCCATTCTTATCTGGCTCATGATATATCCCATGATGCTGAAGATTGATTTTACCAGCATTGTGAACGCCACAAAAAAACCGAAGGGGTTGACGGTGACCACCGTAACCAATTGGCTGATAAAACCCTTTACCATGTACCTTATTGCGTACTTTTTTCTGAAGGTTCTTTTTAAACCCTTTATCAGCGACTCTCTCGCTACTGAATATGTCGCAGGGGCGGTACTGCTGGGCGCGGCTCCCTGTACGGCCATGGTGTTTGTGTGGAGCTATCTCTCCGACGGGGACCCCGCCTACACGGTGGTCCAGGTAGCGGTTAACGATTTAATCATTTTACTTGCTTTTACCCCGATCGTCGCTTTTCTGTTGGGGGTAAGCAACATTCAGGTGCCGTATGACACCCTGCTTCTTTCGGTGGTCCTGTTTGTAGTTGTACCCCTCGGCGGAGGATACATTTCACGGAGGCTGATTATCGGACGCCGCGGAGCCGACTATTTTGAGAAGGTGTTTCTCAAAAAGTTCGATAATACCACCATCGGAGGACTGCTTCTGACCCTGATTATCCTCTTCTCCTTTCAGGGAGAGATAATCCTGAACAACCCGCTGCATATTGTACTGATCGCTGTTCCTCTTGTAGTACAGACCTTCCTTATTTTCGGCCTTGCCTACGGCTGGGCAAAACTATGGAAACTTCCGCACAAGATTGCCGCACCCGGCGCCATGATCGGCGCAAGCAACTTCTTTGAGCTCTCTGTAGCGGTGGCTGTAAGCCTTTTCGGGCTGCAGTCGGGCGCTGCTCTGGCCACAGTTGTGGGTGTACTGGTGGAAGTACCGGTTATGCTGGCCCTGGTAAAGATAGCTGTTTCCACTCGGAGCGCTTTTCCGGCACAGGGCTGA
- a CDS encoding arsenate reductase ArsC produces MDKKPVDVLFICVHNSARSQMAETFLNDLGKGRFKAVSAGLEPGTLNPLVVKAMAELGYDISGNSTNSVFDYAKEGRSFDIVVAVCSKEAQERCPIFPGKGTRLHWPFDDPSSLSGSEEERLAETRRIRDDIKTKIIEFIAEYS; encoded by the coding sequence ATGGACAAGAAACCTGTAGATGTGTTGTTTATCTGTGTGCACAACAGTGCCCGCAGCCAGATGGCGGAGACCTTTCTCAACGATCTTGGCAAAGGAAGGTTCAAAGCTGTAAGCGCAGGGCTTGAACCCGGTACACTGAATCCTCTGGTGGTCAAAGCGATGGCGGAGCTTGGCTACGATATCTCCGGCAACTCTACCAACAGCGTTTTTGACTATGCCAAAGAAGGCAGGTCCTTTGATATTGTGGTGGCCGTCTGCAGCAAGGAGGCCCAGGAGCGCTGCCCCATATTTCCGGGAAAGGGAACCCGCCTGCACTGGCCCTTCGACGATCCCTCATCCTTAAGTGGCAGCGAAGAAGAACGCCTGGCCGAAACCAGGCGGATCAGGGACGATATAAAAACAAAGATTATTGAGTTTATAGCCGAGTATTCCTAA
- a CDS encoding outer membrane lipoprotein-sorting protein produces MKHNVGKAQKLPGATLFCIAALLSIVSLPMYAQDAAAIMAEIDAKQNSGTSQSRMIMRIFPDRANPADFREMRVEGYGEGSEKSYMEFVAPAAIRGLRVLEIDNDTRVFFPSTGRVRRITGNQQGGSVGGVGGDFSYEDMGSGTYIRDYTFVLESQEATHYRIRGVPTDRNSSYTHLIFTVERSTMRVVQTDYFTAKDGHQKTLFQSEFRVIDGVEMPMRLEMVNLIKNQATMVEIVAVRYNITVDPKYFSPTRFFN; encoded by the coding sequence ATGAAACACAATGTTGGAAAAGCACAAAAATTGCCAGGAGCCACGCTCTTTTGTATCGCGGCATTACTTTCGATCGTGTCCCTGCCCATGTACGCTCAGGACGCCGCTGCAATCATGGCGGAAATCGATGCCAAACAAAACTCGGGAACGAGCCAGTCGCGCATGATCATGCGCATCTTCCCGGATCGCGCCAACCCTGCGGACTTCCGTGAGATGCGGGTAGAGGGCTATGGAGAAGGGTCGGAGAAGAGCTACATGGAGTTCGTTGCGCCGGCGGCGATCCGCGGGTTACGCGTTCTGGAAATTGATAACGACACACGTGTGTTTTTTCCCTCGACGGGTCGCGTCCGGCGGATTACCGGCAACCAGCAGGGCGGCTCGGTAGGCGGTGTGGGAGGCGATTTCTCCTATGAAGATATGGGATCCGGCACCTATATCCGGGACTACACCTTCGTGCTGGAATCCCAGGAGGCGACGCACTATCGCATTCGCGGTGTTCCCACTGATCGGAACAGCAGCTACACCCATCTCATCTTCACCGTGGAGCGTTCGACCATGCGGGTGGTGCAAACTGACTACTTTACTGCCAAAGACGGCCACCAGAAAACGCTGTTTCAATCCGAATTCCGCGTGATCGACGGAGTGGAGATGCCGATGCGCCTGGAAATGGTCAACTTGATTAAGAACCAGGCGACCATGGTGGAGATTGTAGCGGTGCGCTACAACATCACCGTCGACCCCAAGTACTTCTCACCCACCCGGTTTTTCAACTAA
- a CDS encoding alpha-amylase family glycosyl hydrolase has protein sequence MKLEDATFYHIYPLGALGVINAKTATPENENTGGTTNSAPLLRLVEWIPLLKRLGTNTLYLGPVFESEYHGYDTIDYLTVDSRLGSNTDLAALSATLMDHGIGLVLDAVFNHVGRNHPIVQDVIRKGTASSYAQWIADFDPTHPGPDGMPFSYRGWAGHYELVGLNTANAEVQEYLIGTALGWIDDFGVAGLRLDAADCLDLEFMRELGRRCREKDPEFFLIGEAVHGDGYAPMLSAGGLDAVTNYEAFKALWSSYNDRNYHEIAWTLNRLFGDEGLCRDRLLYSFADNHDVDRVASLIRDPAGLYPLYGLLFSMPGVPSLYYGSEFGIQGRKHDRDDSPLRPALDPHTLDRTAEHPDLAHAITRFSAARRASPAVRHGSYRLLAVDSQAIAFLRVEDSDPCTGCVLIAVNGSTERIVLSVQLPESSATDFQDLLDPGYYVRQNKTGRLSIDIPSHWLRWLVPAGTHG, from the coding sequence ATGAAACTTGAAGACGCAACCTTTTATCATATTTACCCCTTGGGGGCTCTGGGTGTGATCAACGCCAAAACCGCAACCCCGGAAAACGAAAACACCGGCGGCACTACCAATTCCGCGCCGCTTCTCCGCCTTGTAGAATGGATTCCTCTCCTGAAGCGGTTGGGTACGAACACCCTGTACCTGGGTCCGGTATTTGAGTCGGAGTACCACGGCTACGATACAATCGATTATCTTACGGTAGACAGCCGGCTTGGAAGTAACACCGATCTGGCTGCGCTTTCCGCAACGCTCATGGATCACGGAATCGGATTAGTCCTTGATGCAGTATTCAACCACGTTGGGCGAAACCACCCCATTGTACAGGACGTTATCCGTAAGGGCACAGCATCATCCTACGCTCAGTGGATCGCCGATTTTGACCCGACCCACCCGGGGCCGGACGGAATGCCCTTTTCCTACCGGGGATGGGCCGGTCATTATGAACTGGTCGGCCTGAATACCGCCAATGCAGAGGTGCAGGAGTATCTGATCGGCACGGCTCTGGGCTGGATCGACGATTTCGGCGTGGCGGGGTTGCGCCTGGACGCAGCCGACTGCCTGGACCTGGAGTTTATGCGTGAGCTGGGTCGACGCTGCCGTGAAAAAGATCCGGAGTTCTTTCTGATCGGAGAGGCAGTTCACGGAGACGGCTATGCCCCCATGCTTTCCGCGGGGGGCCTCGATGCGGTTACCAACTACGAGGCGTTTAAGGCTCTCTGGTCCAGCTATAATGATCGTAACTATCATGAAATTGCGTGGACCCTGAATCGACTGTTCGGAGACGAGGGACTGTGCCGCGACAGGCTCCTCTATTCCTTTGCCGACAACCACGATGTTGACCGTGTGGCCAGCCTCATCCGCGATCCGGCAGGTTTATACCCGCTCTACGGATTGCTCTTTTCCATGCCGGGAGTGCCCTCGCTGTACTACGGAAGCGAGTTCGGGATTCAGGGCCGCAAACATGATCGGGACGACTCACCTCTGCGACCCGCGCTCGATCCGCATACGCTGGATCGAACGGCAGAACATCCCGACCTGGCACATGCAATTACTCGATTCAGCGCCGCGCGCCGCGCCTCGCCGGCTGTCCGGCACGGGTCATACCGTCTGCTGGCGGTCGATTCCCAGGCAATTGCGTTTCTGCGCGTGGAAGACAGTGATCCCTGCACCGGTTGCGTCCTAATTGCGGTCAACGGAAGCACTGAGAGAATTGTGTTATCCGTTCAGCTTCCCGAGTCGTCCGCGACGGACTTTCAGGATCTTCTGGATCCAGGTTACTACGTTCGCCAAAATAAGACCGGCAGACTATCGATAGATATTCCTTCCCATTGGTTGCGCTGGCTGGTACCGGCGGGAACACATGGGTGA
- a CDS encoding DUF362 domain-containing protein, which yields MSKSTVYFTDMHVTARENQQQKLERLIKKAGIEEIDFQRKYAAIKIHFGELGNLAFLRPNYSKTVADVIRNLGGRPFLTDCNTLYVGGRKNALDHLETAYINGYSPFSTGCHILIADGLKGTDEALVPVQGGSYVKEAKIGRAVMDADIIISLSHFKGHELTGFGGAIKNIGMGCGSRAGKMEMHSSGKPHVISSKCIACGACVRNCAHDAITITNGAALINHTKCVGCGRCIGVCPTDAVQPASDESNDILNRKMAEYTWAVLHGKPHFHINLVIDVSPYCDCHSENDIPIVPNVGMFASFDPVALDVACADAVNRQPVTAGSLLEKHGSRHNDHFTDTSPETDWRSAIDHAVSMGIGNKEYELVTI from the coding sequence ATGTCAAAATCAACCGTATATTTTACAGACATGCATGTAACAGCAAGGGAAAATCAGCAGCAGAAGCTTGAGAGGCTGATTAAAAAAGCGGGAATCGAAGAGATTGATTTTCAACGAAAATATGCTGCCATAAAGATACACTTTGGAGAGCTGGGAAACCTGGCGTTCCTGCGTCCGAATTATTCCAAAACCGTGGCGGATGTAATCAGGAATCTCGGCGGACGCCCCTTCCTTACGGACTGCAATACCCTTTATGTGGGGGGCAGAAAAAACGCCCTGGACCATCTGGAGACCGCCTATATTAATGGTTACTCCCCTTTTTCCACAGGCTGCCATATTCTTATAGCTGACGGACTAAAAGGCACCGATGAGGCCCTTGTTCCCGTACAGGGGGGCAGCTATGTAAAAGAGGCAAAAATCGGCCGGGCTGTCATGGACGCGGACATAATTATTTCCTTGAGTCACTTTAAAGGACACGAGCTTACCGGTTTCGGCGGGGCCATAAAAAACATCGGCATGGGCTGCGGTTCCCGGGCAGGCAAGATGGAGATGCACTCCAGCGGCAAGCCCCATGTAATCTCTTCTAAATGCATAGCCTGCGGGGCCTGTGTCCGCAACTGTGCCCACGATGCGATTACCATTACCAACGGTGCCGCCCTTATAAACCATACAAAGTGCGTCGGCTGCGGCCGCTGTATCGGGGTCTGCCCCACAGACGCGGTGCAGCCCGCCTCGGACGAGTCCAACGATATTCTGAACAGAAAAATGGCGGAATATACCTGGGCAGTACTGCACGGCAAACCCCATTTTCATATTAACCTGGTTATCGACGTATCCCCCTACTGCGACTGCCACTCGGAAAACGATATTCCCATTGTGCCGAACGTGGGGATGTTCGCCTCCTTTGACCCGGTAGCCCTGGATGTGGCCTGTGCCGATGCGGTAAACCGGCAGCCCGTGACTGCCGGAAGCCTGCTGGAGAAGCATGGATCCCGGCATAATGACCACTTTACCGATACAAGCCCCGAGACCGACTGGAGGTCAGCCATCGACCACGCGGTAAGCATGGGGATCGGAAACAAGGAATACGAGCTGGTTACCATATAG
- a CDS encoding MMPL family transporter, producing the protein MKKLSRWVVRHHTAIVIVTIALALTSVFLGNRIEMVTDAKQMLPQSNPRVESFNRISEDFSSTSLIITVEAPTRAHIEEALPWIARAIERDERFTPYVRAVRYRTEDEFIRKWGLMLQKPDDLRKTGHQIESTGVVSFLTAFNDNLEDTYSGDEGEDELDSAREELEVAVFLSQVERFTESLHSALTDSGADPEEEGRRSARMLLYGDPFSIDRTGTMGRVEVAPTFPVEDISATMALTALVQELWIEAESLFPAVTFGYAGDVALNADEQDALSSDLFIPTLIALAAIIALFVFSFDRIRTVLFAATSLVVGILVTVGLIAVSIHQISLISSIFAVLLVGLGIDFGVHLISGYDERLRVGDSSAAAIEFTLVKVGSAIIVGGLTTVAAFLTLTLTDSGAIREFGVVAAMGIVVTMVTMLVFLPALLLQFPSHRDGVRRLPVVQFSFMPAFASLAVRRRWITLGATAVVTAVLAFAIPSLQFEYDMTKFGPQDGIALATQYRIQDRFRLSPFPVMVSKGSLKQAYEITEALKEQPYISSVSSITEIYPLEEDQAQRLVLVRSMAEAWTPSGDRALSVTDVEILAAEIQRLEWNVVEIGDMAVAALGDGNMVQRQRNEMVREVLGAHVGKPGREVFQHLIAQLERYAENMENGLVRAGGSAPQDEHLLDKFQHGFSSYLNTEIASLLSIDRLMTLDDVPSSYRDQLVSADGTHFLVMANPEARAVAENQDLFRTRERLEELEPDLTGSLQIAVEFSDTIRREVTAATVYVIGAIALLLILMFRRISFVLAAFGSLAVAVMVTFGLFSVMGIDLNAVTMLILPLIFGLGIAYFVHVIHRSRVEKSIDAGVTGSGKGVALSAFTTMIGFGSLGLIGKYRAIQMLGSMLFIGVGVALLAAITLLPAVLSFFPLERSRGSGRSRSKNVRSAPNNN; encoded by the coding sequence GTGAAAAAACTTTCACGGTGGGTGGTACGCCACCACACCGCAATCGTGATTGTGACGATCGCGCTGGCGCTGACCAGTGTCTTTCTTGGGAATCGGATAGAGATGGTGACCGACGCCAAACAGATGCTGCCGCAGTCGAATCCGAGGGTTGAGTCCTTCAACCGCATTTCCGAGGACTTCAGCTCCACGTCGCTCATTATCACGGTGGAAGCGCCCACAAGAGCACACATTGAGGAGGCGTTGCCGTGGATTGCCCGGGCAATCGAACGCGACGAGCGGTTTACGCCCTATGTACGCGCGGTACGATACCGGACGGAAGACGAGTTTATCCGGAAGTGGGGCCTCATGCTCCAAAAGCCCGACGATCTTCGTAAAACCGGGCATCAGATTGAATCGACGGGCGTTGTCTCATTTCTGACCGCCTTCAACGACAATCTGGAAGACACCTACTCCGGTGACGAAGGAGAGGACGAGTTGGACAGCGCGCGCGAGGAGCTTGAGGTTGCGGTATTTCTCTCGCAGGTGGAGCGTTTCACCGAATCGTTACACTCGGCCCTCACCGATTCCGGAGCCGACCCGGAAGAGGAAGGACGCCGATCCGCACGCATGCTCCTCTACGGTGATCCTTTCTCGATAGACCGTACCGGTACGATGGGACGGGTAGAAGTAGCTCCCACCTTCCCGGTGGAAGATATTTCCGCAACCATGGCCCTTACCGCGCTGGTGCAGGAGCTCTGGATCGAAGCGGAATCCCTTTTTCCGGCGGTGACCTTCGGCTATGCCGGAGACGTGGCGCTGAACGCGGACGAGCAGGATGCACTTTCATCCGACCTCTTTATCCCCACCCTGATCGCGCTGGCGGCAATCATCGCACTCTTTGTTTTTTCATTCGATCGCATTCGTACAGTGCTCTTCGCAGCGACCTCACTGGTGGTGGGAATTCTCGTTACCGTGGGGTTGATTGCCGTCTCGATCCATCAAATCAGCCTGATCAGCTCGATCTTTGCGGTGCTCCTTGTGGGGCTGGGCATCGATTTCGGGGTTCATTTGATTTCAGGATACGACGAAAGGCTTCGCGTCGGCGATTCATCGGCAGCGGCGATCGAGTTTACCCTGGTAAAGGTCGGCAGCGCGATTATTGTGGGCGGCCTTACCACGGTGGCGGCCTTCCTGACCCTAACGCTCACCGACTCGGGAGCGATTCGCGAATTCGGGGTAGTGGCTGCAATGGGCATTGTTGTGACGATGGTAACGATGCTGGTATTCCTGCCGGCACTGCTGCTTCAGTTTCCCTCTCACCGGGACGGAGTACGGCGCCTGCCGGTAGTTCAGTTCTCCTTCATGCCGGCATTCGCATCGCTGGCTGTCCGCCGCCGGTGGATTACGCTTGGTGCAACGGCTGTTGTCACAGCGGTGTTGGCCTTTGCGATCCCCTCGCTGCAATTCGAATACGACATGACCAAATTCGGTCCGCAGGACGGTATTGCGTTGGCAACACAATACCGGATCCAGGATCGATTCCGGCTTTCTCCCTTCCCGGTCATGGTCTCCAAAGGCTCGTTGAAACAGGCGTACGAAATAACCGAAGCCCTCAAGGAACAGCCTTACATCTCATCAGTTTCTTCGATCACGGAAATCTATCCGCTTGAGGAAGACCAGGCGCAACGGCTGGTTCTTGTTCGATCCATGGCCGAGGCATGGACACCGTCAGGCGACCGTGCTCTGTCCGTAACGGACGTTGAAATCCTGGCGGCGGAGATTCAACGCCTGGAGTGGAATGTAGTCGAGATAGGTGACATGGCGGTTGCGGCACTGGGCGATGGAAACATGGTGCAGCGCCAGCGCAACGAAATGGTACGCGAGGTGTTGGGTGCGCATGTCGGAAAACCAGGACGCGAGGTATTTCAACACCTGATTGCGCAACTGGAACGCTACGCAGAGAATATGGAGAATGGACTGGTCCGTGCCGGCGGCTCCGCGCCGCAAGACGAGCATCTACTGGACAAGTTTCAACACGGGTTCAGCTCCTATCTGAATACCGAGATAGCTTCTCTTCTCTCCATCGATCGTCTTATGACCCTGGACGATGTTCCATCCAGCTACCGCGACCAGCTCGTGTCCGCGGACGGCACCCATTTCCTGGTAATGGCCAATCCTGAAGCCAGGGCCGTCGCAGAGAACCAGGATCTGTTCCGCACCCGTGAACGCCTCGAAGAGCTTGAACCGGACCTTACCGGTTCCCTTCAGATCGCCGTCGAGTTTTCCGACACGATCCGGCGCGAGGTTACCGCGGCCACCGTCTATGTCATCGGAGCCATCGCGCTGTTATTAATTCTCATGTTTCGGCGCATCTCGTTCGTATTGGCGGCGTTCGGCAGTCTGGCCGTTGCGGTGATGGTAACCTTCGGGCTTTTTTCCGTTATGGGAATCGATCTGAACGCTGTCACCATGCTGATTCTACCGCTCATTTTCGGGCTGGGAATCGCCTATTTCGTGCACGTGATTCACCGCAGCCGCGTGGAAAAATCGATCGACGCAGGTGTTACCGGTTCCGGGAAGGGTGTGGCATTGTCAGCCTTCACTACCATGATCGGATTTGGTTCCCTTGGACTTATCGGCAAATACCGGGCCATTCAAATGCTCGGTTCTATGCTTTTTATCGGCGTGGGAGTTGCTCTGCTTGCGGCAATCACGCTTTTACCCGCGGTGCTTTCATTTTTCCCGCTGGAACGGTCCCGAGGCTCGGGCCGATCCAGAAGCAAAAATGTCAGGTCAGCGCCGAATAACAATTAG
- a CDS encoding DUF4395 family protein, with translation MVNERVIRGIAIQVFVLSLAALALVLRGHTPASFWILAFLLADFTLRSAGLGKISLTAALAKALAGKVFSFRPRLISAKPKRFAAGIGAFISLASGLLLFVQIEPGAALLLAVLALFSFLEWAVRFCAGCRIFALLVRLGLASDDLCVDCVLPDGNGI, from the coding sequence ATGGTAAATGAGCGAGTTATCCGGGGTATCGCGATACAGGTGTTTGTTCTCTCCCTTGCAGCTTTGGCTCTTGTGCTGCGGGGCCATACCCCGGCATCCTTCTGGATTCTGGCTTTTCTGCTGGCCGACTTTACCCTTCGTTCGGCGGGACTGGGAAAGATCAGCCTGACCGCGGCGCTGGCAAAGGCCCTTGCCGGAAAGGTTTTCAGCTTTCGTCCGCGATTGATCAGCGCAAAACCAAAACGTTTCGCCGCTGGAATCGGGGCCTTCATCTCCCTTGCCTCAGGTCTTCTGCTTTTCGTACAGATTGAGCCGGGTGCGGCGCTGCTGCTTGCAGTTCTTGCCCTCTTCTCTTTTCTGGAATGGGCTGTCCGCTTCTGCGCTGGCTGTCGTATCTTCGCCCTGCTGGTCCGGCTGGGACTGGCGAGTGATGACCTGTGCGTCGACTGCGTTCTGCCCGATGGGAATGGTATCTGA